A region of the Oncorhynchus clarkii lewisi isolate Uvic-CL-2024 chromosome 4, UVic_Ocla_1.0, whole genome shotgun sequence genome:
GCATTATACTACCCTGGATTCCAAATGAATTGTTCTGTTtcagtgtggttccaggctaGCATTAATCCAACCACTTTCCTCAAATGACATCCATTGTTAGCTCCAAGCCGACTCCTACCTTTCTCTGTGGCCTCTCCTCTAGACCCACGAGGAAAGGAGCCACGTCATCATCGTCGTAGATGGTGAACTCCATGTCTTTCCCCACAATACCGATGGAGACATTCTGAAAGGCAGGGAGAGCTACTCAGTAAAggcctgggttgtgttcattaggcaccaaacagaagaaaaccgACAAACAGGGAGGAACTAACTTGACTAAGAAAAACTAATTTTATCATAAATGTAGCAAAACATGTTCTGTTACATTACCTAATGAACACAGCCCTGTTCAGCAGGGAAGGAGTGGTAAGACCAGTTGGTTGAGCCATAGCAGCTTACCTTAGTCGTGAGGTCCTGTTCAGCAGGGAGTGTTTCTCTGAGCCCAAGCAGACCATGCCTGACCAGCTCATTCAGATTACCTAAATACAGACAATGCAATGGACAAAGTGATAAATGCAAAGAGCATGTGCTGAAATGTGTGAGACAGGTGCTACAGTTAACAAGCATCAAACGGTATTTACTTTATAGTAAGTGTCTGAGAAGACATGCATTCGTGCCCTCAGGTATGTATTTGTGTTAGTACTTGCGAGAACTacaaatacagtgtgtgtgtgtgcatgctctcACAGTCCAGGAAGGTGTTCATGTGTCTCTCTAGGTATGTGCGGGCAGACTGGGAGCGGGCTCCGATGGACATGGCTTTGCAGTCAAAGTAGTTTGCAGAGGGGCAGGTCTGGAAGATATGAGGTCCCATGTCCTACAAGAAGAAACCATAAGGAGAGAATGACAGATGCTCCACATTACTAATGAATGTTGCTTTAAGAATCACATACTACTTCTAGAGTATTACACCCCTTCATCAGCAGACCTAGTTTCCATTAAAAATATGACAGAGAACTCACGTCGTAGCCAGCGATAAGCAGTCCCACACCATAGGGTCTTCTTCCATATCTCTGTGTGGGGATTTGGGTTTCTGAGGGACAGGTCAAGGGTTATATTAACAGTCTAGAGGACAGCACGCCAATTCCCAAACCTGACCTCACCGCTTAACTCATGAAAAGCCCAAAGTGTGCATTTTGACATTGAAACATTGGAGTGCCAGTGCAGGCTTCTAGAGGTGAATGTGAAAACATGACAAAGGATACTGCTTCCAATGAGAGTGACGAGGCGCGACACTGGGAGAGGCCTGTCAAACACAAACCTGGAGTCCAGGCATTCCTGCCTCATGAAGTTACTGTCGAGGAAGACGGAAGGGGAAATCTTGACACAGATTACAGTGGATACACTTTGCATACGAAGTCATGGTATTCCTACAACTAGACACGagatgtgcgcgtgtgtgttgtACCAGAGGAGCCTGGCATCTGCAGTCAGCCCGGCAATAGAGATGCCAATGTGTTCATCAACATGGAGGATCTTCTTCTGGTGAGCAGCCAGCTCAGACTGGGCTCTCTGTGGATAAACCCGAACACAGTCTCAGTCAACAGCCCATTGATAGTCACTGCAAGTGTCAAAAGTACTTAGTCAAGAGTAAGGTACTACATGTAGTACAACTGTGGGACAGCCACATTTTTATTTCATTCCTGGCATACCGGAAACATAACTTTTACTGAGGGCGAGACGCTCTTATTCATTTAATACATTAAACCTGGGCATAGGAGCACCGTCTACTCAGCACAAAATTGCCCTCTGGTTCTATTTTCTAGATTGCAAAGTGTGGCTCATGTCCGCGTCCAGTGTagcaggtaaaaaataaaataaacatactGTTTTCCTGAAGTCTCAGTGTAGCTCCTATGTAACTCTTGACAAAATAAAGCTGTCACAGTGTAGAATATAACTGGGAAATACCTTGAGAGCAACCAGGACTGCATGGGTTCCGGACTTGAGCCCCACTGTTGCCGAACCTTGTTTCACCGCCTCCATGGCGTATTCGATCTGGTGAATGCGCCCCTGTAACAAGTGCATTGATAATGTTACCTTATTTGGGAGACACTGCAGGTATTCTCATTCCCCAAACATTTAGAATCGTTTTGATGTCCGTTGAGTTATGTTAATGCTGTAGTGAGTACCTTGTAAGGTCGCTTTCTCATAAGGCAACTTGGCCCTTACCTGAGGACTCCATACAGTGACGTCATTGTCGTACTGGTTACGGAACTACAGAGAGAAAAAAGGCAGCTGTATCAATGTTTTCACGGTATATTGGTCAAGAAATACACATTACATGTTTTACTTACGTAGTTATCTTGCATTGCGATGAGTTATCTACCAAAAAACAACTCGACACAGATCGTGTTTTCCACCCTAGACTAAGGTATTGTATTGCTATAAATAAATTATAGCGCAAGCTAGGGAGCAACCGACCTTGTGGCTTTGTTTACAGTCACCTGGCAGGGGGTGCACCCACAGAATTAGTTAGTAGAATATGAGCTCTATGGGTGCACCTCTGACGTCAAACACGTTTGAAACTTTTAGAGGTAGGTATGACAACTAGCTAAATTTGTTCCAAGCAGCTGGTTGCAAGCATTTGGAAGACAGCACCGCGAACAACCATGCAATTTCAATCAGCCTTTGACTGCATAGGTAAGGACGGTTGACTGCAAAGACCAATGGCATTCGGCAAAGTTGGGTAACTTTTATGTCGTTTATGTCAAAAAACGAAAGTGAAACAATCAACATTACACTGGCTAACGATTGCTAGCTAACGTAGCATGCTAGTTAGCTACCTAGCTGTGTTAGGTAGCTAACTAGCCACCTAAAGTTAGCTAACTAACTTAGTTACGTTACTATGTAACTAACTGCTAGCTAGGCTagtactttttatttatttaatcttatTGAGATAGTTTGCTAACAATCTAGCTCGTGCATAATCATAAACTTCCAGATGCTTGCTGTTTTGTGCTTACTCACAGTGCACTCGTTTCCTCTGTTGTGCTCATAGACCTGTGCTAAGCTAGTCTGGCTAACGTACATTTAATATCCTTTCAACGAGTGATAGCTCTAGCTGGGATCCTTAATTATCGAACACTTTTGCCATTCAATGTATGCGATTAATTGTATTACTTATTAAGTAACATTCGCGCTTAGAaacgtaaaacaaaatgcatgctttATTCATTCTTACCATCTCTGCTGTTGCTTGGTGAACTGTGACTCTGGATTGATTTATTTCCCTAGATCTGTGACGTAAGGCAAAGCGGTAGATCTCAGAAATCCATTCAGTAGATTAAAATTCGAAATGcaatccagtggtgtaaagcgcttaaatagtactttaaagtatttttacttaatttTTTTAGGGGTATctctactttactatttatatttttggcaatttttacttttactccactacattcctaaagaaaataatgtcatttttactcgatacattttccctgacacccaaaagtactcgttacattttgaatggttagcaggacaggaaattgtcaaattcacgcaCATAAAAAGataatccctggtcatccctacttcatctgatctggcggactcactaaatacaaatgtctgagtgttggagtgtgcctatGGGATCAATGTGCCAAATGTATTGTGAACACACAGCCTGCATTTTGTATTTGTGTATAATGATCTGTACAAATAAGTaacaatccacaaatgtaaatcacttgtTTTTATTTGGCATGATATTGATCCCATATGTGCCCCctgctatccgtaaataaaaaaagaaagaaaattgtGCCctctgttaaaaaatatataatatatttatagttttacttttaatacttaattatattttagcaattacatttacttttgaaacttaagtatatttcaaaccaaatacttttttttacttttactcaagtaggtttttactgggtgactttcacttttacttgagtcattttctattaagacatctttacttttactacagtATGGCAATTGGGTATTTTACCACTGATGTAATCAAAGATTGAAAACGTTAATAATTTTTACTTGACCAAAGACTTGCAATTTTATTGTTTAATTTAAATGATTCCTGTCAATTGTGAAATTAATTTAGATTTTGATTGTTAAAATCCATTCCAGAATGTATGtgtatggttctcagaacgttgcaATAACTGGAATGACATATACTTGCAGTAATAAAAGCAAACAACATTTtgttttaacatttatttttctgCAATGAAGTACATAATTGCAGTGTGCCTAGATGAGCACTGGATGGCAGCAGTAAATTGGAAGTTTACATCACAGGCTACAGTAAActgatactgtgtgtgtatgtgtgtgtgtgtgtgtgtgtgtgtgtgtgtgtgtgtgtgtgtgtgtatgtgtgtgtgtgtgtgtgtgtatgtgtatgtgtgtgtgtgtgtgtgtgtgtgtgtgtgtgtgtgtttccacttttttttttctttgactTGTTGGctttgacagttattttgttCAATAGGATTCATTACGCTATACATTGTCTTTCTTATTTTATGAAGTATACAGTACTACAATCTCTGTATAGGGGACCATGGCATAGGTCAGGTAGGCATGTTCTTCTTCTATCTGCAGGGTTGCTATTTCAAGTCAGGACAGGTCTGCAAGAAATGCTTTGTATTTCGTTTTCAATGTACAGAATTCCTTTGAATGGGGTTTTATCACTAAGTCCTGCTGAATCAGTCAGAGCTACAAAAAAAAGGTCTTGTCAATTCAGTATTGTTGAGCTGCCGTCAAATGAAACCTGGATATTTTGCATTCTGAATAAACTAAATTACTCTTGAAGGAAGAATAACTAGACCAAAATCAACTTGCATCACTCCAATCAAAGCAGGGATAGGCCTAACAACAGTATATGCTACTTTTGATTCACAATGTGCAACAAGAGCATCATGGTCACAACACATTCTCTGTAAGCCTGTCACAACAGCAGTGAACACAGCTGAGTGTAGTATACAACATGAACAGGCTCATGGATGCAGGgtttatttatgctgcagtagtttatgtgtcggggggctagggacagtctgttatatctggagtacttctcctgtcttatccagtgtcctgtgtgaatttaagtatgctctctctaattctctctttctctctcggaggacctgagccctaggactatgcctcaggactacctggcatgatgactccttgctgtccctagtccacctggccatgctgctgctccagtttcaactgttctgcctgcggctatggaaccctgacctgttcaccggacctgctacatgtcccagacctgctattttcaactctctagagacagcaggagcggtagagatactcttaatgatcggctatgaaaagccaactgacatttactcctgaggtgctgacttgctgcaccctcgacaactactgtgattattattatttgaccatgctggtcatttatgaacatttgaacatcttggccatgttctgttataatctccacccggcacagccagaagaggactggccacccctcatagcctggttcctctctaggtttcttcctaggttttggcctttctagggagtttttcctagccaccgtgcttctacacctgcattgcttgctgtttggggttttaggctgggtttctgtacagcactttgagatatcagttgatgtaagaagggctttataaatacatttgatttgatttattttatccCTCTTTGAATCCTTCTTTCcccactctccacctctctctctccgcccacCCTGTCTTTTTTTATTTGGGTTGAAACGGCTGGACACTGAGAGCCTAGACTCTGTTAATGATATCTGATGTACCCTTGATCCGGAGGGAGATTAATTAAAGGAGCTGTGCTGACGAGCCCTCCTCCCCTGCCAAGGCAGATGCAGTGGTGGCCATTACATCAGCGTGCCTCCTTTGTGATTGAGCTTCTAGGAGCTGTGCTGAGCTCAGCATATTTTGCTAGGGCTTCATTTAACTCTGCCAAATGGCCCCCTTTTCATTTTTCAAATGGAAGAGTGGCCTGAGTCACTCTGTGACGGGTCCAAGCCACGCCGCCAGTCCTCGCACgcagggaaggaagaggaggagggcggAGGTGTAGCGTTATGGATTGGGAAGACGAAAGCAAGGTTGCTCACCCAGACCAAGTCTCGGAGAAGAAATACGTCAGTGTATTGTCAACTGTGCTTAGCTATCTCAatcaatgacacaacagtgtgtGTTATCACAAATCCAGAAAAATTGTCCCTAAAAATGTGCTTGAATATGTTTTTGAAGCCCTTGTGGGGTTCCGGCCCTTTGACCCTCATCAATAAGGTCATTGTCATCACAGACAAAGTCAAGCATTTTCATGATTTGGAGTTGTAGTTGGACCTCAGAGGTGCATCATAGTCCTCCCAGCAGCGACTCACTGGAGCGAGAGATGATGACATCAGCGTCAGCAGTGAACCTGTACGTGCCTCCAGATATGAATTGCTTGAGTATCCAGAGTGACTAAATGTGTCTACATATGCCCCCATCTCACACCACAGTTGCTTAAAATAGGCCAGCGATGTGTTTAGCCTGAGAATCAGCTGGACTAATGGGCCGGTCTGCCAAGTATGCATTAAGCTGGCAGGTACCACGGAGCGGGTCAAGGGTCATCAACAGCACACGCAATGAACAGAAAGCCCCCCTCAATTGGTTTTATGAGCACGTTAACATATTCATTGACTATTACATTTTCCACAAAATGCCTGGACACGCAGCAGCAGGTGGTAGAGGAGTTGAGACTTATACAGAATCTTGCCATCCATTTCCTTGCGTTTTCTCAAAGAGTTTACACAGCATTTTGGCAGTTAATGGCTGAAAAGGCTTCTTCTGTCTCAAACCAGGAAGAGCACATTGTGGAGCACTTACTAATATCAGAGCCAGGTAGATTGCCTCTTCACTCAGCCTTTGGATCTAACACTAGCTAGCCAATAAGTGGCAAACCTTTATACAGCTCAATCCCCTAGACTAGGGAAATGCATGGAGGTCATGCAGCAATGATGGAAGTTGACTGTTTGAATGAAGACACCAGGGTTCAAATGCCCAGCCTTCTAGATATAtagtccctctcctctttcagcGCTCCTCATTCGTTCTCTTGTCTCGTTTTCCATGAGACAAATGCTTCCTCGTTAGAAAAAAATGCCACCTTATCTGATGTTTTCTGGGTTCCCCTAAAACATCACTGCTGTAGATCATTTCTAAACATTTTCAATTTCACAATTTCACAAGCCCCATTATACATTTTGTGCTGGGAATCATGGAATCAAGAAAATGTCCATGCACTATGTGGATTTCAGTACAGATTGTCTTAGTACGGGGGTCAGGAACCTGATGGTCCAGAGCCACATGGAGGCTCTTTAACTGCCCCTTTGTGTCTCAGTGGTGATCTATAATTAGCCATTTGATCTAATCAATACATTGTACAATGCCTGCTTTAGATTCATGTATGTAGATAAACAGCCATGTTGGCTCCTGAATCACCTGGCCTTTGaggttctgactgacagctgtgaTGGCTCTTATGTGTGTGGTGTCGGGTTTTGTGGGGCATCATGTGTTTTTTGATGTGCTATCGTTCCATGCTGCTCTGATTCTGCTCTGACAGGTGTGACTAGCAGGCTCTAGCCTCTGGGCCTTCAGTGTCCATCCAGCcattagagagaggaggagagggtagtcCCCGCCTCCTCCCCATTTTGCCTGTCAACCATGTTGTGAGCGTGCGGTCTAATCAGAAATCAACAGGTGGTTTCGTAAGGGGTCCATTGAGGGAGATTCCACGACAGGACTCCATTACATCAAGGGCAGGATGATCTAGGGAGGTCTTTTGATGTGTCAGAGTGAATTACTCCAAACAAGTATTTCAAACCCTCAGGTGCTTTTCATGTGTGACAGCGAGGATGTTTATCACAACTGTAATTTCCTGGCAAGGTTACTCATATCACTGgtgagaggggaagggggagtgTTATCCTTAGATAAAAAGAAAGCTTTTGTCATTGAACTGTCATCATTCTCATATCAAATCGTCTTCAGATGTCCCTGCCTATTGTAGCACCTACTTCTTGGTGCTTTCTTCACATAAAGGTTCTTGGCTTTTCAAACAAAATAATCAGACAACAAGCACTGACAGACAAAACACAACTCCCTCAAGTTAATGTAGACACCATCtatttcttcatcctcctccattGTCAGAAGTAGATGGAGAAATCGGTCGATACCAAGTCTGGGAAGCAAGAAGACGTCAAATCATTACTGAACTCAAAGTATTTCCCTTGCTCCCCGGCAAATGCTCAAACATTAATTGCATTTTCTCATCCGATACTGTAATTTTGGAATAGCTAATGTGAGAGGTCACTTTTGGAGACGGGAGAGATTCTTGGCTCCACTTCATCTGCTTTATGAGCAGCCTCTTCAATTTTCTCACAAATTTTTCTCTGGAGTTTGACAACAAATCTATGAGCTGGGTTTTCAGCCTGTATGGGTTGGGTATGACATGAGAATCCTCAGGAATGTGTTCTTAGTCAATCTGCTGTGAAGCACAGTATCTTATATTTTCCTCAGACTCACTATAGTGTAACTCATCAACAATAGTACTGTGTTATAAATAGGGTTGCAAATCCCAATTGGAAAACTTTTGAAATCCGCTTGAAATAAGCCGAAAATCCAGGGAATCACTGTTAGTCTGCACCTGTTGTCTACGAAGCATGTGTCAAATACAACCATTTTTATTTGATGCTCAACATgtagtctgtccacgagagattagcACACCTCTAATATCATCATCTATCCCGATGAGCATGGTATTTCTCTCTTTAGCCAGTACATGTTGAATGGCTTCACAGCATAGTGCACTCATTGAAATGACACCCAATAACTGATTCCAATCACTATCAATGTCCGTTTAACAGGTTTCACATTAATGTTCTATGTACACATTTATAGACCACAGATTATTAAAAAACATGAGCGATTTAGACAACACATTCAAGGAACATTCAAGGTATATGAGGACTTAGGGACTGTTTCATACCCTTCATTGAGCATATAATGTCATCCAGGACAGACTGAAGGATTCATTCTGACACAGTGGGACCATGTCCCATTGCAGAGGACTGAGCAGGAGAGCAAACCAGGACAGGGATCGTTGTCAATCAATATTGTGGGAACAGACCTGGGAAAATACCATCCATGACATTAAAAGCTTAACCATGATCACAAGTATGTTCTTTGCAC
Encoded here:
- the LOC139406406 gene encoding proteasome subunit alpha type-1, which gives rise to MFRNQYDNDVTVWSPQGRIHQIEYAMEAVKQGSATVGLKSGTHAVLVALKRAQSELAAHQKKILHVDEHIGISIAGLTADARLLCNFMRQECLDSRFVFDRPLPVSRLVTLIGSKTQIPTQRYGRRPYGVGLLIAGYDDMGPHIFQTCPSANYFDCKAMSIGARSQSARTYLERHMNTFLDCNLNELVRHGLLGLRETLPAEQDLTTKNVSIGIVGKDMEFTIYDDDDVAPFLVGLEERPQRKVVQAADEPAADKPDEPMDI